CTGGTGCGCGAGGCGGTCCGGGTGGCCGGCGATCTGCCGGCCGCCGTGGCGCAGGGAACCCGGGGCGTTCAAGTCCGTTCCTACGACGACATCTCGCTGGCGTTGGCCGACGGTCGCACGGTGGCCTGGGGCAGTGCCGAGAACGGCCGCGCCAAGGCACGGGCCCTCACGGCTCTCATGAAAGCAGCTCCCGGCGCGCGGCACTTCGATGTCAGCGTTCCCATCGCCCCTGCGTCATCGGGGAGTTGACGCACATCAGCGCAGGCCAGCACCCTGGTTGGGCACTGCTATGGCTGATCACATAGGGTGAAAAGAAAAACGGGAGGTTCGGCGTGTTCGTTGAACGGGCGCCACTTGTCGACTTAGTGTCCTGTTCAGAGAACTCCAGGGAACAGACACACTGGTAACCCTAAACTTCAGGGTTAGGGTTCGGGTCGGCGCTACGGACCGTCCCATTCGGCATCCGTCGTCCCGGCGCGGGGCACCGCACGGCGGCGACAACGTAATTCGAGGCGAGAGGCCTTCGACGTGGCAGCACCGCAGAACTACCTCGCAGTCATCAAGGTCATCGGTGTCGGCGGCGGTGGTGTCAATGCCATCAACCGGATGATCGAGGTCGGTCTCAAGGGTGTCGAGTTCATCGCCATCAACACCGACGCACAGGCGCTGTTGATGAGCGACGCCGACGTCAAGCTCGACGTCGGCCGTGAACTCACCCGAGGACTCGGCGCCGGAGCCAACCCGGCCGTCGGCCGCAAGGCCGCCGAGGACCACCGCGAGGAGATCGAGGAGGTCCTCAAGGGGGCCGACATGGTCTTCGTGACGGCCGGTGAAGGCGGCGGCACCGGCACCGGCGGCGCACCCGTCGTGGCCAACATCGCTCGCTCGCTCGGCGCCCTGACCATCGGCGTGGTCACGCGCCCGTTCACCTTCGAGGGACGGCGCCGCGCGAACCAGGCCGAGGACGGCATCGCCGAGCTGCGCGAAGAGGTGGACACCCTCATCGTGATCCCCAACGACCGGTTGCTGTCCATCTCGGACCGCCAGGTCTCGGTCCTGGACGCCTTCAAGTCCGCCGACCAGGTCCTGCTCTCGGGTGTCCAGGGCATCACCGACCTCATCACCACCCCCGGCCTGATCAACCTCGACTTCGCCGACGTGAAGTCGGTCATGTCCGAGGCCGGTTCGGCCCTCATGGGCATCGGCTCCGCCCGCGGCGACGACCGCGCGGTGGCGGCGGCCGAGATGGCGATCTCCTCGCCGCTGCTCGAGGCGTCCATCGACGGCGCCCGGGGCGTCCTCCTGTCCATCTCCGGCGGGTCCGACCTCGGCCTGTTCGAGATCAACGAAGCGGCCCAGCTGGTCAGCGAGGCCGCCCACCCGGAGGCCAACATCATCTTCGGCGCGGTCATCGACGACGCCCTCGGCGACGAGGTGCGGGTCACCGTGATCGCGGCCGGCTTCGACGGCGGCCAGCCGCCGGCCCGCCGGGACAACGTCCTCGGCTCGGCCTCGACTTCGACGTCCTCCCGCCGCGAGGAGCCCGCGGCGCGGCAGCCCGAGCCCAGCCGGCCGGCCTTCGGCTCGCTCGGCAGCGTGACGCCGAAGGAGGAGCCGGAGCCGGCGCCCGAGCCGGTGGCCGACATCCCGGCCAACCCGCCGGTGACGCCGGCGCCTCGCAGCGCCTACTCGGACAGCGCGGCCGAGGAACTGGACGTTCCGGACTTCCTGAAGTGATAGGACGGCGCGAGAGCGTGAGCGGCGCGCACTTCGCCTTCACCGACCGGTGGGGTGGGGTGAGCGCCGCTCCGTATGAGGAGCTCAACCTCGGCGGCGCGGTCGGCGACGACCCGGAGGCCGTACGGGCCAACCGGGACATCGCGGCCAAGTCGCTCGGCCTCGACCCCGGCCTGGTCGTCTGGATGAACCAGGTGCACGGCGCCGACGTGGCCGTGGTGGACGCCCCCTGGGGCGACCGTCCGGTGCCGGAGGTTGACGCGATCGTCACCACCCGCCGCGGGCTCGCCCTCGCCGTCCTCACGGCCGACTGCGTGCCGGTGCTGCTCGCCGATCCCGTCGCCGGGGTCGCGGCGGCGGCGCACGCGGGCCGGCCCGGCATGGTCAAGGGGGTCGTCCCGGCCGCCGTACGGGCCATGGTCGAACTCGGCGCCGAGCCGGGCCGGATCGTCGCCCGCACCGGACCGGCCGTGTGCGGGCGGTGCTACGAGGTTCCGGAGACGATGCGTGCCGAGGTGGCGGTCGTCGAGCCGGCGGCGCACGCTGAAACGAGCTGGGGCACGCCGGCGGTCGACGTGAGCGCCGGGGTGCACGCGCAGCTCGACCGGCTCGGGGTGTGCGACCGGGCGCGAGCGCCGGAGTGCACGCTGGAGTCGGGCGACCACTTCTCGTACCGCCGTGACCGCACGACGGGGCGGCTGGCGGGCTATGTGTGGCTGGACTGATGGGGCATGACGGACCGTAAGACCGAACTCGCCGCAAATCTGGCGAAAGTGGAGGAGCGCATCACCGCCGCGTGTGTGGCGGCCGGGCGCAGGCGGGAGGAGGTGACCCTGATCGTGGTCACCAAGACCTACCCGGCGAGCGATGTGCGGATCCTGTCGGAGCTCGGTGTGCGCCATGTCGCCGAGAACCGCGACCAGGACGCGGCACCGAAGGCCGCGGCGTGTGCGGATCTGCCGCTGAAATGGCATTTTGTCGGACAATTGCAGACCAACAAGGTCCGTTCCGTGGTCGGTTACGCCGATGTGGTGCAGTCCGTGGATCGTTCCAGGCTCGTCACGGCTCTGTCGAAGGAGGCCGTGCGGGCCGGGCGCGAGGTGGGCTGTCTCGTCCAGGTCGCGCTGGACGCGGGCGTGAGCGGCCGGGGTGAGCG
Above is a genomic segment from Streptomyces fodineus containing:
- the pgeF gene encoding peptidoglycan editing factor PgeF gives rise to the protein MIGRRESVSGAHFAFTDRWGGVSAAPYEELNLGGAVGDDPEAVRANRDIAAKSLGLDPGLVVWMNQVHGADVAVVDAPWGDRPVPEVDAIVTTRRGLALAVLTADCVPVLLADPVAGVAAAAHAGRPGMVKGVVPAAVRAMVELGAEPGRIVARTGPAVCGRCYEVPETMRAEVAVVEPAAHAETSWGTPAVDVSAGVHAQLDRLGVCDRARAPECTLESGDHFSYRRDRTTGRLAGYVWLD
- the ftsZ gene encoding cell division protein FtsZ, which produces MAAPQNYLAVIKVIGVGGGGVNAINRMIEVGLKGVEFIAINTDAQALLMSDADVKLDVGRELTRGLGAGANPAVGRKAAEDHREEIEEVLKGADMVFVTAGEGGGTGTGGAPVVANIARSLGALTIGVVTRPFTFEGRRRANQAEDGIAELREEVDTLIVIPNDRLLSISDRQVSVLDAFKSADQVLLSGVQGITDLITTPGLINLDFADVKSVMSEAGSALMGIGSARGDDRAVAAAEMAISSPLLEASIDGARGVLLSISGGSDLGLFEINEAAQLVSEAAHPEANIIFGAVIDDALGDEVRVTVIAAGFDGGQPPARRDNVLGSASTSTSSRREEPAARQPEPSRPAFGSLGSVTPKEEPEPAPEPVADIPANPPVTPAPRSAYSDSAAEELDVPDFLK
- a CDS encoding YggS family pyridoxal phosphate-dependent enzyme, with protein sequence MTDRKTELAANLAKVEERITAACVAAGRRREEVTLIVVTKTYPASDVRILSELGVRHVAENRDQDAAPKAAACADLPLKWHFVGQLQTNKVRSVVGYADVVQSVDRSRLVTALSKEAVRAGREVGCLVQVALDAGVSGRGERAGVAPDGIEELADLVGEAPGLRLDGLMTVAPLTGEYAGREQAAFERLMDLSTDLRRTHPAATMVSAGMSADLEQAVAAGATHVRVGTAVLGVRPRLG